A genomic segment from Spinacia oleracea cultivar Varoflay chromosome 3, BTI_SOV_V1, whole genome shotgun sequence encodes:
- the LOC110800828 gene encoding uncharacterized protein — MAETYMKYKDQNQPVEVRVEDLLSRMNLEEKIGQMTQIDLTVASFDVMKNYSIGSVLSGGDSAPFPRATTQDWINAVNKFQEGALATRLGIPMLYGIDAIHGHGLVYNATVFPHNIGLGAARDADLIRRIGSATALEVRATGIPYAFAPCVAVCRDPRWGRCYESYSEDPQIVQEMTKIIYGLQGENPKGSQNGIPYVGGKYKVAACAKHFVGDGGTTEGIDESNSIIDTTELYKIHMPAYLDSISKGVSTIMISYSSLNGEKMHGNYNLVTEYLKNTLQFKGIVISDWEGLDRMTTPYHADYTYSVLAAIRAGLDMIMVPFNFTEFIDTLTNLVKNNSISMERVDDAVTRILRVKFIIGLFENPMADFSLVNELGSQAHKDLAREAVRKSLVLLKNGKEGDRPLLPLPKTGAKILVAGTHAHNLGYQCGGWTMKWQGFTGNDDTGGTTILDAIKSTVYPSTEVVYKENPEKDFITSNNFTHAIIVVGELPYAEMHGDSQTLAMLDPGPTVISNICGSLKCVVVVISGRPLVFEPYINSVDALVAAWLPGTEGQGVADMLFGDYQFTGKLSRTWFRTVDQLPMNVGDSHYDPLFPFGFGLTTDKIGLSETQSDN; from the exons ATGGCTGAAACATACATGAAATACAAAGATCAGAATCAACCAGTTGAAGTTCGAGTTGAAGATCTTCTTAGCAGAATGAATTTGGAGGAAAAGATTGGTCAGATGACTCAAATCGATCTCACTGTCGCCTCCTTTGATGTCATGAAGAATTACTCAATAG GAAGTGTTTTGAGTGGGGGTGACAGTGCGCCTTTTCCGAGAGCTACAACTCAAGATTGGATTAACGCAGTCAACAAATTCCAGGAAGGCGCCTTGGCTACTCGTTTGGGGATACCGATGCTTTATGGAATTGATGCTATTCATGGTCACGGCCTTGTCTATAATGCCACTGTTTTCCCCCATAACATTGGTCTTGGAGCTGCTAG AGATGCAGACCTTATTAGGAGGATTGGTTCAGCAACTGCGTTGGAAGTTAGAGCTACTGGGATACCATACGCCTTTGCACCTTGTGTTGCA GTTTGTAGAGATCCAAGATGGGGCCGTTGTTATGAGAGTTACAGTGAGGATCCCCAGATTGTGCAGGAAATGACCAAAATAATCTATGGTTTACAAGGAGAAAATCCCAAAGGATCACAAAATGGCATTCCTTATGTTGGAGGAAA GTACAAAGTTGCGGCTTGTGCCAAGCATTTTGTGGGTGATGGGGGGACAACAGAAGGCATTGATGAGAGTAATTCAATTATTGACACAACTGAGTTGTATAAAATCCACATGCCTGCCTATCTTGACTCTATCAGTAAAGGGGTGTCGACGATTATGATTTCCTATTCTAGCTTGAATGGAGAAAAGATGCATGGAAATTACAATTTAGTCACTGAGTATCTCAAGAACACTCTTCAATTCAAG GGGATTGTTATCTCTGATTGGGAGGGACTTGATAGGATGACTACTCCATATCACGCTGATTATACATACTCCGTCTTGGCTGCAATTCGAGCTGGATTAGACATG ATTATGGTCCCTTTCAACTTTACTGAATTCATTGACACTCTTACCAACTTGGTTAAGAACAACTCTATCAGTATGGAGCGTGTTGATGACGCTGTGACAAGGATTCTGCGCGTTAAGTTCATAATAGGTCTCTTTGAAAACCCTATGGCTGATTTCAGTCTGGTTAATGAGCTAGGAAGCCAG GCTCACAAAGACTTGGCAAGAGAGGCGGTAAGAAAATCTCTTGTACTGCTAAAGAACGGTAAAGAAGGAGATAGACCATTGTTGCCTCTTCCTAAAACAGGAGCAAAGATACTAGTAGCTGGTACACATGCTCATAATTTGGGTTATCAATGTGGTGGATGGACAATGAAATGGCAGGGGTTTACGGGTAATGATGACACTGGAG GAACTACTATTCTGGATGCTATCAAATCCACTGTCTACCCAAGTACAGAAGTCGTATACAAGGAGAACCCGGAAAAAGATTTCATCACGTCCAACAACTTCACCCATGCCATCATTGTTGTAGGCGAGCTTCCCTACGCAGAGATGCACGGAGATAGCCAGACACTCGCAATGTTAGACCCTGGCCCCACGGTGATCAGCAATATCTGCGGGTCCCTCAAGTGTGTCGTTGTTGTTATCTCTGGCCGCCCCCTCGTCTTCGAGCCTTACATTAACTCAGTCGATGCCTTGGTTGCTGCGTGGTTGCCTGGTACAGAAGGCCAAGGAGTTGCTGATATGCTGTTTGGTGACTATCAGTTTACTGGGAAATTGTCAAGAACATGGTTCAGAACTGTTGATCAACTTCCCATGAATGTTGGAGATTCACACTATGATCCTCTTTTTCCCTTTGGGTTTGGTCTGACAACTGATAAAATTGGTTTATCAGAAACTCAGTCAGATAATTAA
- the LOC110800827 gene encoding uncharacterized protein isoform X2: protein MINGYQEGALATRLGIPIFFGIDAIHGNNNIYNATVFPHNIGLGAARDTDLIRRIGAATALEVRATGISYSFAPCIAVCRDPRWGRCYESYSEDPKIVQEMTEIIYGLQGENPEGSKKGVPYVGGRDKVAACAKHYLGDGGTIQGIDEGNTIIDTNGLFKIHMPAYLDSISKGVSTIMVSYSSLNGKWMHANRDLITGYLKNTLQFKGIVISDWEGLDRMTTPPHANYTNSVLAGIQAGLDMVMVPYLYNEFIDTLTNLVKNNHIPVERIDDAVKRILRVKFIMGLFENPLADYSLVNELGSQAHRDLAREAVRKSLVLLKNGKEGDNPLLPLPKTAAKILVAGTHAHNLGYQCGGWTINWQGFLNNNDTRGTTIMNAVKSTVNPSTEVVYNEHPDKEFVKLNNFTHAIVVVGELPYAEWHGDSQTLAMLDPGPTVISNVCGSLKCVVVVISGRPIVIEPYIASIDALVAAWLPGTEGQGVADMLFGDYDFTGKLSRTWFRTADQVPMNVGDSHYDPLFPFGFGLTTNRIRLSGDKSEVQYE, encoded by the exons ATGATCAATGGATACCAGGAAGGTGCCTTGGCTACTCGTTTAGGGATACCCATATTTTTTGGAATTGATGCTATTCATGGCAATAACAATATCTACAATGCCACTGTATTCCCTCATAACATTGGTCTTGGAGCTGCTAG AGATACAGACCTTATTAGAAGGATTGGTGCCGCGACTGCATTGGAAGTTAGAGCTACTGGGATTTCATACAGCTTTGCTCCTTGTATTGCT GTCTGTAGGGATCCAAGATGGGGTCGTTGCTACGAGAGTTACAGTGAGGATCCCAAGATTGTGCAGGAGATGACTGAGATAATTTACGGTTTACAGGGAGAAAATCCGGAAGGTTCTAAAAAGGGTGTTCCATATGTTGGAGGACG GGACAAAGTTGCAGCTTGTGCTAAGCATTATCTGGGTGATGGAGGGACGATTCAAGGCATTGATGAGGGTAACACGATTATAGACACGAATGGGTTGTTTAAAATCCATATGCCTGCATACCTTGACTCTATCAGTAAAGGTGTATCGACAATCATGGTCTCTTATTCTAGTTTGAATGGGAAATGGATGCATGCTAATCGTGACTTAATCACTGGTTATCTCAAGAACACCCTCCAATTCAAG GGGATTGTAATCTCCGATTGGGAGGGACTTGATAGGATGACTACTCCACCTCACGCCAACTATACAAACTCCGTCTTGGCTGGAATTCAAGCTGGATTAGACATG GTTATGGTTCCTTACCTCTATAATGAATTCATTGACACACTTACCAACCTGGTTAAGAACAACCATATTCCTGTGGAACGTATAGATGATGCTGTGAAGAGAATTTTGCGTGTCAAGTTTATTATGGGTCTATTTGAAAACCCTTTGGCTGATTATAGTCTGGTTAATGAGCTTGGAAGCCAG GCTCACAGAGACTTGGCAAGAGAGGCGGTAAGAAAATCTCTTGTACTGCTGAAGAACGGTAAAGAAGGAGATAACCCGTTGTTGCCCCTTCCTAAAACAGCAGCAAAGATACTAGTAGCTGGTACACATGCTCATAATTTAGGTTATCAATGTGGTGGATGGACTATTAATTGGCAAGGGTTTTTGAACAATAACGACACTAGAG GAACTACAATCATGAATGCTGTAAAATCAACTGTCAACCCAAGTACTGAAGTTGTATACAACGAACACCCGGACAAAGAATTTGTGAAGTTGAATAATTTCACTCATGCCATTGTAGTTGTAGGTGAGCTCCCCTATGCAGAGTGGCATGGAGATAGCCAGACACTCGCGATGTTAGACCCTGGCCCCACCGTGATCAGCAATGTCTGTGGGTCCCTCAAGTGTGTCGTTGTTGTTATCTCTGGTCGCCCTATTGTCATCGAGCCTTACATTGCCTCGATTGATGCCTTGGTTGCTGCATGGTTGCCTGGTACAGAAGGCCAAGGAGTTGCTGATATGCTGTTTGGTGACTATGACTTTACTGGGAAACTGTCAAGAACATGGTTCAGAACTGCTGATCAAGTCCCCATGAATGTTGGAGATTCACACTATGATCCTCTTTTCCCTTTCGGGTTTGGTCTGACAACTAATAGAATACGCTTATCAGGAGATAAATCAGAGGTTCAATATGAATGA